The DNA window tattattaaagtttacaTATAGACTGCTTCTTTTTGACCGACATTTACCAAATATATTAATTCTGTACtgcatatatttatcattttctttgaAAGGTCAATTTCTtcaatattaacaaaaaaaaaccccAATATATTAATTGTGCTAAACAACAAACTTTGAATATTTTAACATAAAGtcagttaaaattattatttcagttttagTTTAGGGGACTTTGAAAGTTAAATTAGTAGTAAGGTTGGTTTATTTAGTTATGATGGTGGATTTTCGGTTAtcgtttattaaattttatattcgaattaatcaacttatataaattaatatttaatatttttaaatttaattattgatttatttaattatattggttaattatcaatttttttataatgtttatttatatttataaccCTCCTCAACCTTTAAATCGGAGAGAAAACacacttatatacatatttttcacGTTGCTATAATAGTAATGGTATCAATTATGCTTAGACTCAATCTACGTTGATTGTTggttattaaaaaataatttgacccATAACTTAACTATCTATCAACTATCTGAATAAATAGAATGTAGCTTGTGAATTTGACTCACACATTAAAAATACTGCTTCACACACGAACCCACAACATAAACTATAGGGTTAACACGGTATTAGCTATTGGTAAGACaaatttatcaattatttaaaaaaaaacaatcccAAAAAGGGTAAATGCAAATATTTATTTTCGACGCTGTAAATGTCATGTGGTGCTAATATAATTAAGAAGTCAATGAAATAAATGTTGGGACAACCATTATTTATGTAGTCGCAAAGTAACCAATTCCCTAGCAACTTGGTCCCTTCACCAATATTATGTTGACATAAAAGGCTACATTGTTTACAGAAGACTAGCAATTCCTTCCACAAATAGATAGAGGATGGGGCATTGCATGTTTGGATATGATAATTTCAAACACCTCACACATacaatgtaaaaaatatataagattaatgaaacataaaatatgacAGAAAGATGAgcttaatttttttgtcaaatttcacTTATATTGtttttctaaatatatattatttttatttaatatttaataattttatatataatttttttactaccatgcattatattttgttattaaagtattaacaatatattttttttgtatttacattACAGTATGGTATATTACATTTTTGATACATTATAAATTTGAAAACAAGTCATATCGTTTTGGGTTTGGACtttgaatattgaaattttaaatttgacccatattttaaatggacataattttttgcttaaacctattttttaaattttatttttattgaaactcGAAAACAAGTGTATAAATACATAATATTATAAGAGAGAAACTGttaagagtgaaaaagaaattatcATATAAACTCTTTAACATGAGACTACCAATACTTATTGGGTTGAATGATAAGAAATTTAGTTGGAGTTTGTGGATACAAACATAGTACTATAAAAATCTACTCCCATCCAACCATTTGGATATTGGGGTTCTAAAAAACACAGCCTAACATGAGAGACTCAGCCCCCATGTGATTGAAGAACCTGAGTCTTGGTGTTGGAAGACTCCAATGTTCCAGACACCCATACCTAATTCAATCGCCCATTTAATGCTTTTAGATAGACATCCGTAGTGTTTAATTCATGCCGAAGGAAATATAATTAGTATTGGATATAGTGatagaaaatattatattttagtgataaattttaaatttgaactttaaaaatttattattaggaACAATGActataaacataaaaatgatcAATCTTGTTAACttgtaaaattaatataaaaaaaactagttataaaaaaatattcctaaaaaaataattttttacctctttcaacttttaaatttatattttttattaaatcactaaaaataaatgaaaaggttaataaatattaactttgCTTAAGTGGACTATCACGTGAAtgttacataaaaaattaattattttttataaaaaattccaaaaagaaaaataaaaagttattaaaattatttaaaattgtaaaaataaaaatattacattttttgaaattaaaaattattaatctatatatattgaagtgatttgaaaaaaattaaaaaagactaaaatgattatttttaaaaattggagAGCTAAATAAGGAATTAGGTTCTTGTTATGAAACAAATAGTCACTTTCTTAGATCTTAGGTACCCAAAAACTAGACATGAATATATTTTTCCAGGAAAAGAAAACTAGATATGGCCAGAGAAAAAAATATGGGGGGAATTGACTGTTGTGATCACATCACACACCACATTTTAAAACGCTTTTATCAGCTTTGGATAAGTCACTTTCATCTGAGCAGcgaaggaaaaaaaaactaagatTAAACTAATAGCAATAAgcattaattaattacaaacatGTGATAATGAAAATCTCAGTAGTCCTTTTCCATGCCTACTCCAAGTGACAACATAATTAGAGATAATGATAAGAGAAAATTCCAAGCACCAATAATGGTGGAAATTCCTCTTTAAGTTTAGTAgtttagtaagtccacatgcaatcAAGCTCAGTTGGACCAATTGATATCTTGTTACCACCAACAGACCCATCGTTAATTTCATCGGAAAAAGCTCCCCAGTTGACAGATGAGCCACCGTGAAGCGTTGGTGCTTCAATTGTTGGCTGGGAGAAAAAGAGAGGGAGCTGCAAATTCTCCTCAAGTGACCTCAGGGTTGGAAAAACGGAAGCACCCACATTTCTTGAGTACTTCGCGAGGGGATCAAAAGTGGTGTTGATCATTTGGGGTGGAGGTGGAAATACTTTGTCGAAGCCAGGGTGGAACGCCGATGGGGTGGTTGTGGTGGTGGCAGTGGCAGAGGCGGCTGTAGCAGCAGTAACGGTGGAGAAACAGGACACGTGCTCGGATTGAACATAATTGTCGTAAGAGAAGCTGTCGTGATCAGTGGTGGCAAAGGCAGTTGCGGTGGGATCTAAGAGAGGTGGAAGGGAAATCGATGAAGGAGAGCTTGGCTCTTGATAGACGGCAATGGAGGCGTTCATCCGGGTCTTCTTGGCTCCTCCGCCTGTGCTGCTGGTGGCACCATAGGCGGAGCCACTCTTCTGAAACACCCTGGATATCACCCATTCATCCTGGAATAATAGAAACGTTTAGCATTTTGTAAATTATGATTACTCTTCATCCAAGCAACTGGTGGTCAATATAACAATGAAACAAAGGAGAATGAGAAAGTAGTATTTAAGAAATCATATTATTGGTCTTGAAAATCCAACATCAAATGAATATTAATGAAACCCAAATACAATTATCAATCCCACAAGGAGTTTCAGCACTAAATTAGAAATGGGAATTGCATAACCATTGGAAAAAGTGCAAGAGACATGGAATTAATAATTTCCCAGAAGATAGTATAATTGCTTTATGGGGATAATAATGACGAAGTTGTGGGTATTTAAATCCCAAAAAGAGACAGAAGCTTTTCTATATTATTAAGATTTCCCCAACACACCTTTTCCATCTCTTTAAATGAAGAAAACACCGTACGGAAACAATAATACTTCTGTATATTTTTTAAGCCAAATCATGAACACTATGCACTTACACTACAGACCAGAATTCAAAGATACTTCAGCTTTGGGAACAAGAAAACATTGTTCAGTgttaattttcatgaaaatcttcAAAATGATCAACATGTTTAGACCTCATACCTTCGAGCTTCTGGAGAGATAATGGTAAGCAAATTTGCCTTCAAGACGATATTCATGCATGACCCAATTGCTTTTTACACCTTTAGGGGCTCTTCCTCTATAAAAAACAAGGGTTTTCTTCATGCCAACAAGTGCACAAGTCTTTGAACTGTAAATCTCTCTATCTTTACCAGTAGCTTTCCAATAACCAGCTTCAGTAGCTCGGTTAGTTCTTAACCCAGTTGGGTACTTCCTATCTCTCAAACTGAAGAAATACCACTCTTTCTCTCCCATCTTTGCCTTCCCTGAACCATTGTATAACCAAATCACACAAACccaaattacaaaaagaaaagggTAGGTCGTAAAATATGTTCAAATGATCACTTACCAGGAAGTTCCCAAGGTTCAGACTTGTTAAGATCAACTTCAGCTATAGCTCTACCAGCAAAACCACTATCAAGAGCTTTCTTTAAGAGATAGTAAGTAATGAGCTCTTCATCAGTTGGATGGAAACGAAAGCCAGGTGGTAAATGAGTATCACCGTTGTCAAAATGATAGTAACTATCCATAcccaaaaaccaaaaatcaaacaaaacccTTGGCTTGAAAACCAGACAAAAAACCCTAGACTTCAAAAACCAAAGTTCAACATCATGAAGTGAAGAGAGAAAAGGGTTTTCATTTGATGAGGAATGGAGAAGAAAGGGTGTCAAGGAGGGATTTGATGAATCCGGTGACAAGGAAAAAAGGcaaaataatgaatatatattgaaaaaaaaattctgtgTTTTTGCTCTGCACTGTCCTCTTCCgaaatctttctcttctttttccaaAGAGAGGGAAATGGGAACTGATTATGATAAGATGGAAAAGTGAAAAGGGGGttcatgtatataaatattttttttaatttaatacacataaatatttttttaatttatataaataaaaagttaatatagTATTTGTAATTGGGTTTagctttaatatttaatattgtatctaagttttctttttccttttgataAGTTTgtcattcaatttaatacttataatttttcaattgagaaaatatatcatttggtacttGACTTTGATTTCAGtatttaatttggtatttgagtttttcttgttttaatttgatacttaattTTAGCTTTAATGTTCAGTTTGATATCCAAAATAAATGGCATCATATGCACGGGTgaagctagaaattttttttaaggggctaaaattaaattatgaattttgcgatagtaaaaatacaacttcattattttaatagtctataactttataagttttaaagggttaaattaattttttatcatttttaagggtcaaagtttacctttattaatttaaaattttaaatagtctaaatagaaaattttccattttaaaggGGTGGGGGCCTACCAATCACCCTAGCTACACCCATGATGATATGGTCCAATAAATGTTTGACATATTTACTCTAAAAAAACATAGGTACTTATTTGAGACAAAAAAAAGCCTTTAAATAACATTGaagtcaaatttaaatatttaacttggacaaaaaaatcaaatataaatttaaaaaaaaactcagataccaaaatgaatattgaagccaaacttatgtatcaaattaaaatttaaaaaaaaaactcaaacacCAAACTGAACATTGCAAAAAAACTAGTACCTAATAATATATTAACCTTTTTTAATGCGATACTTGAGTTTCTTTtatccaaaatataaaaaatttagtttcATTGTTCATTTTGATATCCGAACTTCTTTTTTATcccaattaaacatatatatgtggTGTTTTGTTAGAGCACAATGTCAAATAGTTATTGAGTCAcataatat is part of the Gossypium hirsutum isolate 1008001.06 chromosome D11, Gossypium_hirsutum_v2.1, whole genome shotgun sequence genome and encodes:
- the LOC107935629 gene encoding protein CUP-SHAPED COTYLEDON 2-like (The RefSeq protein has 6 substitutions compared to this genomic sequence) — translated: MDSYYHFDNGDTHLPPGFRFHPTDEELITYYLLKKVLDSGFAGRAIAEVDLNKSEPWELPGKAKMGEKEWYFFSLRDRKYPTGLRTNRATEAGYWKATGKDREIYSSKTCALVGMKKTLVFYRGRAPKGVKSNWVMHEYRLEGKFAYHYLSRSSKDEWVISRVFQKSGSANGATSSTGRGAKKTRMNASIAVYQEPSSPSSISLPPLLDPTATAFATTDHDSFSYDNYVQSEHVSCFSTVTAATAASATATTTTAPSAFHPGFDKAFPPPPQMINTTFDPLAKYSRNVGASVFPTLRSLEENLQLPLFFSQPTIEAPTLHGGSSVNWGAFSEEINDGSVGGNKISIGPTELDCMWTY